In Falco rusticolus isolate bFalRus1 chromosome 11, bFalRus1.pri, whole genome shotgun sequence, the genomic window AACAGTCAAGTTCCTCTAGACAGGCCTACTGTCTGATATGTCATTGTAAATGCTCTGGGGAGCCTGGAttaagagaatgaaaaaaacaagtgaatgGCATAAAGGTACTCAGGACTCTTAGTGGAGTAACTGGCAAAGCTTTTGTCAGTTGGCATCATGCAGTGATACATCACCCCCATTAATGTAGCACCCTGGTACCgtaactttgatttttaacGGGTGTTCGGTTATCCAAGTCCATgcctttttctggttttgatagTCATAGCTCCTCAGATCACACTGCACTTCTGTTTGACATTAACGATGAAGATGCTGAATTGGTTATAACAAGGATGCACTTTCATTCCCACTGCACAACCACCAGGATGAGGGGAAACTCTCTCATTTCAAGCCAGTTCAGCTCTGAGGTGGTCTGAATTGCTCTGGAGGTGCCAGTTTCTTCTTCTGGCCTGTCAAAGAGCCTAAGGTGGCAGCTCCCTAGACCAGACACACTGCAAGCTGCCTGAATAGATGGGATAggtctggagaaaaaaagagcttggGCAGAGACTTCTTGACAGGACTGTTCCTCTTGAAATGcctgttttctctggaaattGATGACTTGTTTCACTAAATTTGGGGGCAGGGAATGTACTGGGTTTATTAGCATATTCTGTAGAAAACTGATGTTTCACTTCAACTATTAcaatattatataatatattataattTCACCTAACATGTCGGTTTAGACTAGATTAGATAAACATCCAAACAAGAAAGTCAAACTAAAAATATCCTGTAtgattatttcagtatttctgaaacaaaatactttaGAACATCCATTCAGCGATATGTTTAAAACTGATGGTGCTCTATTCCAATTAGGAATGAAAGAACATTTGTAATGTCTGACTTGCCTTTGGAATACGAACAGCTTGAGCTTTGATGGACACTGGAGCTGCACAGTTGGGATCGCTGTTCAGGCTGCTGTaataattgttttcttacattttgtttAGGTTGCAGTACCATTTGGGGGCTACTGTCAGGGTTTGAGGATGTCTTTTGCAAGGAACCTCATACGTATATAATAAAGATAACACTTGGCCTTCAGTCACACAGAATAGAAGCACTGGACCCAATATGGGAAAACCAAGCATTATGAAGAACTTTTGTGGTGACATGGTGCAAGTGGGCTTTACTGCACTTTGGCTAAGCATTTACTTGAGTAATGGTTGCCTGGGAGAAACATCTGATTGAAGGACAAATTGGGTATTTCCCTAATTAGCTATTGATGGTGAATGAGGGCTTGAGCTTGAAGGACCCTGAATGTTCTGTGAGCCTCACCTTAGCCAGGGTATGGATCCTGGATTCAATTTCTGCTAACATTGAGATCAGCAATAAGTCTTAAATGAGCACCAAACAAATGGGATTCAAACTCCTACTGCAATCTGATGAGCTAAAGGCTTCTTTAAATGTATGGTTTAAATAACTTGAAAGTTGAGGCAGAGCAACCGAGTTGATTATCCAGTCTTTGAACACCAAAGAGCAACTGATACATCGATGATTTCTAAGCAAGATCTGTTTGAAATTTATGattcttcattattattattatagttattgttattattattgttattattattatttactatGGTAAAGTCCAGAGCACCCTGAACGTTTAAGCCACAAATGGCCCTTACCCAAATTCACCAACATTTCAGGGTGGCCTACACTGGTTGACTGGGAATTCTTCAATTAAAATATACcttggaaaaggaggaaacaaaaatattattcagtCTGCAGCAATCTCATGCATTTAAGTCCCTGGAGGGCTTGTGTTTCTTTACTCTTGAGGTTCATTATGTCACCAGAAGAGCTTTAACATTTTACTGTGGAAGCAACATAGCCATGAAACATTAATTTCCAGGAATGTGGGAACCATGAAATATGGggttttctattaaattaatattttacttgcGTCTATTCTCACATAGTTAAGGGAACcaattttcattatatgtttatgtatatgtattcTGGAAGTTCATATAGAAAGATGAACAAAATATGGGAAAATCACTTTTAccttgaaaaatgtatttcactgaTAAAAATACCAGTCATTTATATTCTACCTTTCATCCTAAACCACTTCACATTCTACATCCATCTTGGAACAATGTCTCTCATTACTAAACTGCACCCACTCTGGTGTGTAAGTGAACAGCTGATATATCCTGCCCTGTGAGATGCGGCAGCTGTTTAGATTTATATAAAATTGTTTACTTCCCTATTTGCACAATGCCATTCTCTCACCATTGTGTGACCAACGCCATTCAGATATGCCTGGCACAGACATGATTGTACTAGGATCTCCAGCAGCCTCCAAGTATTCTGCATCGTGGCAGATGTCTctggctggaagaaaaaatggtgAAGGACAAATTAACTTGCAATCTATGTAAAGGCCTTTTAAATATTCTCCTGTTATTGCTAATCAGTGTTACTAACTATAGGACTGATGGCTCTTTCTTGTAAAATGGATGACTGGGTTTCCTTCAGATATTTACACATACTCACATGCATGCAAAAACCACATCTTTTAGCAGCCTCGGCAGAATGAAAGCATTGTAGTGGCTTAATGGGAATCTGAAGCACTTAGTTCTGGGACAATTCCAGAATCTAAGTGTCCACCTAGGGTTTTTAACAATATTATATACTAAATTTATGTCCATTTCCAGTTGATTAGAATGGAAGAATTAGCCAAAACATTCCAGAAGCATCTGTGTCATGGGAATCATAGAATTCTAGGTTACATGACACGCCAGAGATTCACCAAATCACCAGGGTTGTTTTCCTTAATGCTACAATTAGCGATGGCACATTAAAAGAACAATTACTGGATAAGATTTGACTGCAGGAAGCCCTCTGCCATAAATTGGAAATTCTCAACATATGCAACCATGTTGCTAGAGAAGATGAGTTATGCAATTAAACCCAAAACTGGTTATTTGCTATCAAAGGATGGCAAAGTGTACTAAAATCCAGCTGAGAGCTTCCCTGATCTTGTTATCTTCAGGCTTCTATGTGAGTTAATCTAACACAGATGACAATATTTGACACAGACAATTGCTCCTACAGTCACGTGGAGGATGTTTTATAGGAGCCCTTTCCATCAGAACATTGAGGTTTGTCATAATACAACTCTTCAAAAAGTCTGGTAAGTTTTGCCAGAATTGCATTTCAGGGGAATAAAACATGATAAATTCTTCATaaagaatttcaaaattctCCCTTCTTGTCCTCATTCAGAATGAAGCAGAATTTCAAATTCTGagtatttttgcaaaatgaacTTCTGTCCTCCCACAGCACTTTCACTGCCTATATGAAGAAAAGAAGCTTAACGTGTAATTTCTCTGAGCCTTAAGGAGATGGTATGTGGGTTAGTATTTTCAAATCCAGGCTTATACAGCTGCTGTTTGAATATAAATCATAAATGCTTTTGGGTTACACTAACACCCTCTGCAGTTTAGTACAGTTGTTAATTAATACAATACTGTATTAGTTTTTCTTACAGTCTTACTATTAACGCCCCATGAAATCCCATTAGCTCTGCATATGGTGCCAGACTTGTTCTGAATGTGGGAAAGAAAGACGTTTACAGTGGTATGAATAATAAAGGGAAGCTTTCAAGTGGTTTCCACTgtgaacattttgaaaaaatattttccagaatgTAATTTGCGGGGTAATCTTTTCACAAAATTTCAATGCAAACATGCACATATTTGTCGTCCAAGTTTTCCCCTGGAATGCAAAAACACTTACACACCACTGTTGTTCTATGGCAGATACATCAGGAAGATAAAGTAGTtcctaaaaatggaaaattaaccAGGTTGTCTTACTGTCCAAActgacagaaatgcaaaaaaaaaaaaaaaaaaataaactgcataGCTGATGCCAACAAATGGATAaaactttccttccttttttgttttaaatattttaaagtacagaTAGTCATGACAGTCAAAATTTGGGTTAGGTTTTCCAGAAGTTATTTGAATTTCCTGCTTCAGGGATCTGACAGATCCTTCTTAAATTCCAGGATGATTTAAGTGCCATAGTAAAAACCAGACTTATTTGTTAATACCTCATACAGAACACTCCAAAATGTATTAGCCACTACAGAAACCTTGgacctaattatttttctattagtTGAGTTTTGTCCAGTATTGACTCCTTAACCAAAGGAGTTGATCTGACAAGGAGCTgttagaaaagcttttaaaaatggagagaaTGATGAAGCAGGCAGGATTTACAAGCAGACTATTTATTCCCTGGAGAAGCTGGCTCAATTGTGATTCTCTCCCAGCCCTTTAGGAATGCCTGCCCTAGAGCTGTAGTAGTAGTAGTGCATGGTTAGGAGGATTCTAATAGATGCTTCTCTCCTGCCCAGTCCTGCAGTTCATCCATAGTCCAGTCTCTGCCAGTCTCACTATGCAATCAGGAATGGCCAGGGCCTTTCTGCATGGCCAACATCCAGACAGGGACACACTGCTCAGGGAatccctcctgcctctcctctcGTAGGATGGTGAGTCCGCTCATTTCAATGAGGCTGTGGAGGATGTTCAGGTCTCGGATCACACTACTATCCAGACAATCCAGGATACAGCCCTCCCTGGCTACATTGTCCTTGAGAATGATAACACCATTAGCCTTCAAGCCATTCTGGCACCGGATGAGAAACTCCAGGAGATCTTTATCTGTCAGATATCCTACAGATGAAGAGATGGAAAATAGATCACTATTAACCATTCAGACAGACTCCCCCTGTACACATCAGAACAGTGCCTTGATCTGAGTCTCTATACCCTATTTATTGCAGGAGAAGTACTAGTCTTGTCAGATTTAATTATGAAATCTTGAGCAAATCAATGAGATTAACAATTACAAACTCAAATCAATATTTAGGATCCATATTAGTAGTAGCAACAGATGCGGACAGAAGTCAATGGGAATAGTGGAGAAAATACTGGGTGCTGAAGGGTTCTTTAATCTGGTGGTTAAAGTCATAATAAGAATCAGTGGCAGGAAGCTCGAGCCAAACAAATTCATACTGGAAATAAGTGACAACTGTTTAACAGTGTAAGTAATTACCCATTGGAAGCTACCAACACAAGTGGTGTTTACCACCTCTTGAAGTCCTCAAATCAAGCATGGCTGAATTTCTCAAGATACATTTTAATTGAACACAAACTACTGGCTCAGTACAAGGGTAAAGGAATGAATAGAACAGCTTGTGATATAGAGTAGGTCAAACTAGAAAATCTAACAGTCACTTCTGTCTTTTAATATTACAAATCTCCATAACTTTGTGTAACATTATGAACCCATCAAAGGGGTTCTGGATCAAAGATCCAGTGAGGAATACAAGATCTTCCAAACTACCAAACTCTTTTATAATACCCCAAACTGTTGTGATTTCTGTGTATACCATATACGCTTAaaaactgcactttttttttcaatatgttATTGAGATTGTGATTTTTACCCTTCCTTCTCAAAGATCAATACTTCTGTTACATTAAGGACAGTAGTGCAGGGCTCAGAGAATAGCAAAATGAGAACTCTCACACATGAAACATCTAAAATGAATTATCAGGGACAGGTGGAcagaaactgaataaaaaacttgaaaaaaataatcatttgtattttctagtcaaaatatttagttttcttgATGAAAGATTTAAACTTTTATAAATAGAAGTTGTAatttcaaaaccacattttgaCATAGCATGTCAGGTTTCTTTAaccacaccccaaaaaaaaagaaaaagaaaaaagacccaAAAATGCTGAATACCTTTCAAGTTGGAGGAAAATTTAATTGCTATAGGAAGTGTaaacttgcaattttttttaatttcagtttttccacaaAATAACAGCTTGGGCTCATATACTTATACATACATAAGACAAATCAAGATTGCATTGACAAGATTCATTGAAGCTTTTCAACACCTAATTTGGAACTTAATGTTCTCTTAACTTAGCTTTTAGCCTAGTTCCTGAAGAAAATGAGTTCTTCATGGTGTTGCTCTCTATCAGACCTGCCCTTGCTTCACCAAAAAGCATTGAGCTTGCTGGTGGATTTCCGCCCATTTCAAGATCAGGGTAGAAGTTTGATTAATGCTTAAGATCACtacatatttcatttaaattgatGGAGGAAGGAGATTCAGACCTGTGTCTGTGCTAAAGAAAAGGTACATGcgcccttcagcagcagccacataGCTGATCAGCACAGCCTCAGACAAGCCGTAGCTCATTCAGTCTCATGTTGACTTGGATTTGGTCAAAAGATGAGGCAGGAGCTACATTTACTGCAATGAATGGTTatccaagaaaagcaaaaatagaaaggaataTTATACTGTTCTGAAGCAATTTGCTTGTACAGCTACAAAGACTGTACAAAGAAGCtcagtttcattattttttaagactAGGGGACAAAATAAGTGTTCCTGAATAAAACCATCTTCTGTGCTAATCTCTCcacatttatctttctttttgcctAGCAAGAAACTGTTATCTCCAGGGTTTTGAAGAGTTGTTCAGGCCTCCTCTTGTACTTTAGAATAATGAGTTCTGCCAGCTAGAACTGCACCATGGACACTGAGGTTCACAGACGAGGAGAAAACCTTACTGGAAGGACAGTTAGGCACTGCAGCAGGTTTTCtaggaaaaattaagaatttttttttttttttttttggtaaggaACATTGCCCACATTATCTCATAGCCAGTCTGCTGCTCTTGATGCTGCAGGGCATACActggggtggctgcaggagaagaAGTAGATATTTCTTATATGAAGGTGTACTGTGGGACATAGCTAAATGAACCAGTTTGATAAGCATCAGTGCATGTTTAAGACAATCTGGTATACAGGTATTCATGATTTCACTATGGCTTTTTTCAGATTGTTTCCTGAAATACCCCCAAGTGCGGATAATCATCAGATTCAGAAATCCCTGCTCAGAGGTGAGGCCAAGCCTGTGTATCTGTCTGCAGCACTGGCAACAGGAGGCCTACTCCTCAGCTGCACCTTAGCATGCAGGCTACTCTCCAAGAACATGACCTTTCTCCAGTATGtgacctggaaaaaaacaacttggtGTATACCCACtgtgtgtgtggctggggaGAACTCTCGAAAGTCTCTTGTGAGATTTTAGGAAGCAGTTCCAAAGATTTGAGAACCTTCTTTTACAGCTGCACCGTTCTTTTAAATAGACTTTAGCACAGGCTATACAGCTCTCTGAGATGCTGGGCTGAATGAATCATGTTGAACTAACCTGAAACCCACTGAATCCAGATGACATCATATCTTTGCGGGGCTGGAGTGAATTCCTGCAGGCTTTTGCAATAATACATCTCTACTCTGTCCTCCTTGTCCTGCAGGTAGTTCGGGACCTCAGCCAGAAAATTCTCCATCATATCCACTAGCTCCACGCTCTTGAAAACCGGTAACAGGACATGTTTGCTGATACGACCTATGCCAGAGCCGCAGTCCAGGGCACGGTTGGTGCCAGCTTTCCCCACACCCTGTGGgatacaagaaaataatttgaagtcCAAAAAATACCACCTGAAAGATCACAGCAGCTATGCTACCCACTATGGCCTCTAGCCCACCAAACCTAGTGTCTTGTTTCCTTTGTGCACAGCTGTTGCAAGATTGGTAAAGAACCTGGGACACTATCTTTGGGCACCTACATGTGAGCCAAGCTGGGCTGCTGTATTCCCAGGCTGCTGTTGATCAGATTTCTTCATTGCAGCCCTGCATTTACTGCTCTATAATAAATTTTTGCTTGGTATAAGAAGAAACATAATCTGTCACAAGCTCCTAGCTTTCTCAGAAGATCCACTGGTCTTTGTAAAGTCCTTGCAACTTCACCTGTCAAATATTCACACCTCACAGCCAACTATGTGGCTAGATAAGCCTCATTCTGAGCCCTGTTAAGGCCtaacaaaaaagtaaacacCAAATACTGCGTGCAAGAAGTaacttctgcagcacagaactTCCCAGAAGCCCATGGACATCTCTGCAGATGCACAGCATCCTTAGGATCAGAGCGCAGTTTTCAAAACAAGCTGTGTTTGAACAAAAATCTTGGAGTTGCAGGTAACTTATGACAACTCAAAAAGTCTGGCCTGGAGCATATACATAAATTCTTTTTCAGGCACAGAGACAAGAAAGATGATTGAGTAGATTTTgctttactgttcttttttcttcataaatatcACCTCTGGAAAGAGAtcagacatgaaaaaatgtgGCACAAAGGCTATGTCTATGAGAAAATAATGAGTCACTGTAAAAGAAGCTTTATAATGAAAGCTGTATTTCACCCTTAAAGCTTCCATTCTAGCTATAAAACGGCTCTTAAGagcctgctgctgttctgtaaaacagaaattttaagtcCGTACATGCACTGACTGTGGGATTGGAGCTCCCCTAGCCAAAGTTATCTGttaaacaaatatattaaaagcaaatgtaaacACCTTTTCCCTGTCCTCTGAAACCTAGTGTTGAAGTGAAAGCTATGGGCCAAAGCCCCTATTGCAACTTTACCATTCTTAAAGGAAATAAGCCCAGGAAGGGTTTTACTCTTCCTGCTTATTGGGCGACCCCCTCTGTAATGACCAAGCATAAATCATGTAACTGGCTGCTTTTTTGGCCTTGTTTCAGTGGGTAATTCAGTAGATTATTAAGGTCAAAGGACAGTACCGTCAGCGACATGACTATGAATAGCCCGGCTGAGCATCTGGTTACATACAGTAACTGTAGAAAGAGCACAAGGACCTCAAAGGCTCTCACCAGTCTCCAGGGCTCCAATTTGTATACCTGGGAAGATTAATCTCTTGATGTGTGCAAGAGTCCACAAGCCTTCAACCCTATTGGACTCTGGAGACTACCTGTTTGTAGTTAGCCAGAAAATGTGAGCCATTCTTCATTCACAGGCTGCACTTAGGAGCATGTGGCTTTTACGGAGGACCAGGCTAAGCTGTAACAAGGAGTTCATGAAAGGAGAAGGAACTGTGTCTTGGATCTTTACAAGGTGGATTTCCATATTGTTTGCTGGCAGATACATACAGGCCTACACTGATGTGATTAAGTAAAAGTCTTTGAGAAAGCTGGTGAGAAAACCAGGATGATTTACCAAAACAACTAACAGAATTCAACAAAAAGCTGTATAACTTCCTTGACATTTGTGTTTCAGAGAACCTATAGTTACAGCACCTCACTTGAAACAGGAAATTCATCTCCCATGATGTGTCATGACAAGGACCTCTGATGACACATCTCCATTTGCCATTgagaaggaaagggaacaaTCATGGGAGATGAAGCTTGATTCCACACTTCACTGAAAGGGAGCCACAGCTTCAGGCAATCATCTGAGAAGCCCTGTGAAGCACCACAGCTCCGTTTGTAATGAAAACGTTGACATAATTCCATGTTCAGctaatatattttcagtttggaaatgcTCAGAGCTTTGACAGGgtattaacattttctttggaaggCAATCATTTTCCCAAAAGCGTAATTGAGTTGAAAATCAGactccttatttaaaaaaatagtataagTGAAAATTTTAAGCCAGAACAGGCTTCACAATTTAAGATTGACTGCTCCTCTGATTACCTGCTTCCCATTACCCAGAATCACTATCATTTAGGACACATACACACCCAAAACTTCTTCTGTAAGGCTAGATAGGGCACTCACAAGTTTCCTTAGGGATAAAAGAGCTGTGGATTATGTTCCTGAAGCCACTTCAGGTCTTGGAAGGGTAGGAAGGCAGTGTAGATATGtaggataaaaaagaaatcaagagttcaagaaacagataaaaatcacagtggGTTTCCttataaactaaaaaaataataaatcaggTTTTCAACAACATCTCTTCCACCTTCCTgatgaaacaggagaaaaatcactttcaaGAACCTTTTCAATTCAGCAAATAACTAATCAGGCAGGTGAACTAAGGacaaggaagggagaaagggtGTAGGGCAGAAAGGGAACTATAAAGTTAATATAATCTCCATCTGTATTATTTCCCACTTCTATAGATCACAACTGTTCCTGAATTAatagtttctttgttttctttatttcctttttcacacaCTACTCTGGATCAGGCACTTGAAAACACAGCGTCTATGTGGACATCAAGGCTTTAACTGGCATTAAACAGTGCCATAAATACACAGTGCTATAGCTCTGCTGATAACCCCATCAAGTTTGACGGTACCTAAGACAGCCTATACCTTGTCTGTACAGCACTGTTGGCTCAAGTAATGTTGCTCTTGGTTTGAgttcttcccacacacacataaaaaccTCTTAACTTGAGCACAGTGGCACTTTTAACTCAGTTTGACTCACCTGGGAAAGAGACAGGCTAAAACATAAGTGAAATCCTTAGTTCTTTCTGTAATCCCCTCCATGTGCCCAGGCAAGATAAATTCTCCCATGGTAAAGAAATCTGTAGCTCAGTTTACAGTAGTGCTAAGAATCATGCTAAGAAATGCCATACCTGAAAGTATGCAACATCAGTCATGTAAGGGAAATGTCACTGTGTGGCATTTCCACACCAGCCAAACTAACTCAAGAGGGGTAATTTGAGTGGAACTGGGCAACTGTTTTTTAAGGAGTGCTAGTTTTGCCAGAAAATGAAGCTTTGGAAGAATAAAAGTCTCTGTGAAATTGGTATTTCAAATTTAGAGAATAGTTATAGCCAAAAAACACGGGGAAGAATGTTGAAAATGTCAAGATACTTCTTTTTCATgactttcaaggaaaaaaaacaaaaaaacttgtcaacttctcatttttaaaacagcatttttcattttggaactGTCTTGAActgttgaaaacaaaaggagaagtTTTTCAGAGggtaaaacaatttaaaaaaagtgaaatatgttCAGTTGATCTGAAacttattttcctattttctgtttttgttaaaattctcttcaaaaaagaaagtagagTTTATATTAGGGTGaagca contains:
- the METTL11B gene encoding alpha N-terminal protein methyltransferase 1B, whose translation is MTLPLPLRTNRSSGEHQPQQLSTLAKDIFIMAYKAAHLAFKSRWHKTDEELCRHSMSFILHKAIRNDFFQSYLYLLEKLPLVKLYALTSQVINGEMQFYARAKHFYREVPATEEGMMGDYIELSNTDIESSREFLRKFVGGVGKAGTNRALDCGSGIGRISKHVLLPVFKSVELVDMMENFLAEVPNYLQDKEDRVEMYYCKSLQEFTPAPQRYDVIWIQWVSGYLTDKDLLEFLIRCQNGLKANGVIILKDNVAREGCILDCLDSSVIRDLNILHSLIEMSGLTILREERQEGFPEQCVPVWMLAMQKGPGHS